One genomic segment of Pleurocapsa minor HA4230-MV1 includes these proteins:
- a CDS encoding VWA domain-containing protein: MSGLILESRVDPSKIGRTVYFEFDNRADLPSRVYNESNFQSDVVKEFQLKGLDPLNSGEGFDPFKLNSAMLEEAKKIFDSGVTKFLYKGKPVVYGTDGQDILAPIDINGVTYPYQSDYKKNGLVFIGGKDIDYLSGGYNDDILIGNEENDVITGDAPLTSLFGGNDTLEGGPGIDKLDGGAGEDVAVFTDAYADENGDQNYTFLTEGATTKIGHTIGLLELGIDGVDTLKNIEWGEFTDIRVPIGNARLASATPSAPRLIPLPLEDGEIETETKQATDTTPNPNINDLPTPPHVSLSAPVAMLDGNVDYTLNISPYKPDTQYNISYILDTSASMDSGELQAAKNAYTDLTNYFIDNGLAENINFGVVKFSRNATLYKNLTANQAISTIQGLTSSPAIEGTEYDNALYEGFNFLSQSPLNALNTTNISYFVSDGRSDISTNFYHDDAQRLRRFSNVQAFGIYDPLDPGGVTSSQINFVDSNNGVLVNNVNDLSTELQKSGLAGKVNHVDILVNDVVVDTIQASELTDSPLGLTYKGSLENEGSIENLDVSIDAENVITAEVVFNDTTATTSVDYTVTAGDGKLTDASGNSIDESGNTSGDEDPFERIRNGGDTNDDITIGYSDRGANGGAGGDYIVGNQRDNQLDGGDGNDTIMGHGGNDTIITGTGTNKINGGKGIDTVLYGNVANQGNNIFLRRAANTVSYNNTDTLTEVEFIQFSDVRLSAKTLQVTPTLAGNDVSVSEPKSGNATAQFTLNLSTPAPVNVQFNYQTVDGDAVAGLDYIAKSGQITIAAGQTSATVDVAVIGDNQYDESTETFALNLSSITGATFADNQPEYTLVANIENRAQDLNLIGDAEANTLTGGAGDDLIDGQGNNDYLAGEGGNDTLIGGSGIDTLVGGSGSDSMNGGADNDTYVVDSAGDVVNETSTLATEIDTVQSSITYTLGTNLENLTLTGTSAINGTGNALNNSITGNTANNSLIGAEGNDTLNGAAGLDTMTGGAGNDTYVVDNAGDVVNETSTAATEIDTVQSSITHTLGANVENLSLTGTSGISAIGNTLNNSITGNAANNQIDGAAGLDIMTGGAGNDTYVVDNAGDVVNETSTAATEIDIDTVQSSITHTLGANVENLSLTGTSGISAIGNALNNSITGNVASNSISGAEGNDTLNGGAGNDKLYGKIGNDLFNGEDGDDYLSGLDGVDTLDGGAGSDSMNGGAGDDTYVVDNVGDVVSETSTLATEIDTVQSNLTYTLGANVENLTLTGTSAISAIGNALNNSITGNVASNSISGADGLDTLNGGAGLDTMTGGAGNDTYVVDNAGDVVSETSTFATEIDTVQSNLTYALGANLENLTLTGTSAINGTGNTLNNSITGNTANNSLNGAEGDDTLNGGAGNDKLYGKIGNDLFNGGDGDDYLSGLDGLDTLDGGSGSDSMNAGTGDDIYVVDNVGDVVSETSTFATEIDTVQSNLTYALGANLENLTLTGTSAINGTGNTLNNSITGNTANNSLNGAEGDDTLNGGAGNDKLYGKIGNDLFNGGDGDDYLSGLDGLDTLDGGSGSDSMNAGTGDDIYVVDNAGDVVSETSTVTTEIDTVQSNLTYTLGANLENLTLTGTSAIDGTGNTLNNFITGNTANNSLTGADGVDTLDGGSGSDSMSGGTGDDIYVVDNAGDVVSETSTVTTEIDTVQSNLTYTLGANLENFTLTGTSAIGGSGNALNNLLTGNIASNSITGAEGNDTVNGGAGNDKLYGKTGNDLLIGSQGDDYFSGLDGVDTLIGNEGNDSFNGGTGSDRFVYDTNAAFTPSSVGIDLLTDFTSGTDKIVLDKTTFTALGSVVGGGFSLASEFAVVGSDAATATANALIVYSSESDNLFYNQNGVTSGLGSGAQFATLSGISSLSANDFELQA, translated from the coding sequence TTGAGTGGTCTAATATTAGAATCTCGTGTCGATCCGTCGAAAATTGGCCGTACAGTATACTTCGAGTTTGACAACAGAGCGGATCTTCCTTCCCGCGTTTATAACGAGTCAAATTTTCAAAGTGACGTTGTTAAAGAATTCCAACTTAAAGGTCTTGATCCCTTAAACTCGGGAGAAGGATTTGATCCTTTCAAACTTAATAGCGCAATGCTAGAGGAAGCGAAAAAAATATTCGATTCAGGAGTTACTAAATTTCTCTACAAGGGAAAACCAGTCGTCTATGGAACAGATGGTCAAGATATTTTGGCACCAATTGATATAAATGGCGTAACGTATCCATATCAATCAGATTATAAAAAAAATGGTTTGGTTTTCATTGGAGGGAAAGATATAGATTATCTCTCTGGTGGTTACAATGACGACATTTTAATTGGTAACGAAGAAAATGATGTGATTACGGGCGATGCTCCTTTAACGAGTCTTTTTGGTGGTAATGATACGCTTGAAGGAGGCCCAGGAATTGATAAGCTTGATGGCGGTGCTGGAGAAGATGTAGCAGTATTCACTGATGCTTATGCTGACGAAAATGGTGATCAAAATTATACTTTTCTTACTGAGGGTGCAACTACAAAAATTGGGCATACTATAGGTCTTCTTGAACTTGGAATTGACGGCGTTGATACTCTCAAAAATATCGAGTGGGGAGAATTCACCGACATACGAGTACCCATAGGAAACGCGAGACTCGCCTCAGCAACACCTAGCGCACCGCGCCTAATCCCTCTACCCCTAGAAGACGGTGAAATCGAAACAGAAACTAAACAAGCAACCGACACTACTCCCAATCCCAACATAAACGACCTCCCCACCCCACCTCATGTATCCCTATCAGCACCCGTGGCAATGCTGGACGGGAATGTAGACTATACCCTCAATATCTCCCCCTACAAACCAGATACCCAATACAATATTTCCTACATTCTCGATACCTCCGCCAGTATGGATTCTGGGGAATTACAAGCAGCCAAAAATGCTTACACCGACCTAACCAACTACTTTATCGATAACGGACTGGCAGAAAATATCAACTTTGGTGTAGTTAAGTTTAGTCGCAACGCTACTTTATACAAAAACCTAACTGCGAATCAAGCAATATCCACTATTCAAGGTTTAACCTCATCCCCAGCAATAGAAGGTACAGAATATGACAATGCTCTCTATGAAGGATTTAACTTCTTATCACAATCACCCCTAAACGCCTTAAACACTACCAACATTTCCTATTTTGTTTCCGATGGCAGATCTGATATTAGTACTAACTTCTATCATGATGATGCTCAAAGACTAAGAAGATTTTCTAATGTGCAAGCTTTTGGCATCTATGACCCCCTCGATCCTGGCGGAGTAACTTCCAGCCAAATTAACTTTGTAGATTCTAATAATGGTGTGCTGGTTAACAATGTTAATGACTTATCAACTGAACTCCAAAAATCAGGATTAGCAGGTAAAGTAAACCATGTTGATATCCTGGTCAATGATGTAGTAGTCGATACCATCCAAGCTAGTGAATTAACCGATAGTCCTCTAGGCTTGACTTATAAAGGTTCATTAGAAAATGAAGGTTCAATAGAAAACCTAGATGTCAGCATCGATGCTGAGAATGTAATTACCGCCGAAGTAGTCTTTAATGATACTACTGCTACTACCTCTGTAGACTATACCGTCACCGCAGGAGATGGTAAACTCACCGATGCCAGTGGCAACTCCATAGACGAATCAGGCAATACTTCTGGAGATGAAGACCCCTTTGAAAGGATACGCAATGGTGGTGATACTAATGATGATATCACTATAGGCTATAGCGATCGCGGGGCAAATGGTGGTGCTGGTGGAGATTACATCGTCGGCAACCAACGAGATAACCAGCTTGATGGAGGGGACGGAAATGATACCATCATGGGTCATGGAGGCAATGACACCATCATTACAGGTACAGGGACGAATAAAATTAATGGTGGTAAGGGAATTGATACCGTACTCTATGGCAATGTTGCTAATCAAGGTAACAATATATTTCTACGCCGAGCAGCCAATACAGTCAGTTATAACAACACCGATACTCTAACCGAAGTTGAGTTTATTCAATTTTCTGATGTCCGACTCAGTGCGAAAACCCTACAAGTTACCCCGACTCTCGCAGGCAATGATGTTAGTGTCAGCGAACCCAAATCTGGTAATGCCACGGCTCAATTTACCTTGAACTTGTCTACTCCAGCACCAGTGAATGTCCAATTCAACTACCAAACTGTCGATGGAGATGCCGTAGCAGGTTTAGACTATATCGCCAAATCAGGACAAATAACCATTGCTGCGGGACAAACTAGTGCCACTGTTGACGTAGCAGTTATTGGCGACAACCAATATGATGAATCAACCGAAACCTTTGCCTTAAATTTATCATCAATTACAGGAGCTACTTTTGCTGATAATCAGCCAGAATACACCCTAGTTGCCAATATTGAAAATCGAGCGCAAGACTTAAACTTAATTGGCGATGCCGAAGCAAATACCCTAACTGGTGGTGCAGGAGACGATTTAATTGATGGTCAAGGAAATAATGACTATCTTGCAGGAGAAGGGGGTAACGATACTCTCATCGGTGGTAGTGGCATTGATACCTTGGTTGGTGGCTCTGGCAGCGATAGCATGAATGGTGGAGCAGATAATGATACTTATGTAGTTGATAGCGCAGGGGACGTGGTGAACGAAACCTCAACCCTTGCCACAGAAATTGACACCGTACAATCATCAATTACTTATACTTTGGGAACTAACCTAGAAAATCTCACCCTAACTGGGACGAGTGCGATTAACGGAACAGGTAACGCTCTCAACAATTCCATTACTGGCAATACTGCTAATAACAGCTTAATTGGAGCAGAGGGCAATGATACCCTCAATGGTGCTGCTGGATTAGATACCATGACTGGTGGAGCAGGGAATGATACTTATGTAGTTGATAATGCAGGGGACGTGGTGAACGAAACCTCAACCGCTGCCACAGAAATTGACACCGTACAATCATCAATCACTCATACTCTGGGAGCTAATGTTGAAAATCTCTCCCTGACAGGGACGAGTGGGATTAGCGCAATAGGCAACACTCTCAACAATTCCATTACTGGTAATGCCGCTAACAACCAAATTGATGGTGCTGCTGGATTAGATATTATGACTGGGGGAGCGGGTAATGATACTTATGTAGTTGATAATGCAGGGGACGTGGTGAACGAAACCTCAACCGCTGCCACAGAAATTGACATTGACACCGTACAATCATCAATCACTCATACTCTGGGAGCTAATGTTGAAAATCTCTCCCTAACTGGGACGAGTGGGATTAGCGCAATAGGTAACGCTCTCAACAATTCCATTACTGGTAATGTCGCTAGCAACAGTATATCTGGAGCAGAGGGCAATGATACTCTTAACGGCGGAGCTGGCAATGACAAGCTTTATGGCAAAATTGGCAACGATTTATTCAATGGTGAAGATGGAGATGACTACCTTAGTGGTCTTGATGGAGTAGATACCCTCGATGGTGGCGCTGGCAGCGATAGCATGAATGGCGGAGCAGGAGATGATACTTATGTAGTTGATAATGTAGGGGACGTGGTGAGCGAAACCTCAACCCTTGCCACAGAAATTGACACCGTACAGTCGAACCTCACTTATACTCTGGGAGCTAACGTGGAAAATCTCACTCTAACTGGGACAAGTGCAATTAGCGCAATAGGTAACGCTCTCAACAATTCCATTACTGGTAATGTCGCTAGCAACAGTATATCTGGAGCAGATGGATTAGATACCCTCAATGGCGGTGCTGGATTAGATACCATGACTGGTGGAGCAGGGAATGATACTTATGTAGTTGATAATGCAGGGGACGTGGTAAGTGAAACTTCAACCTTTGCTACAGAAATTGACACGGTACAATCGAACCTCACTTATGCTCTGGGAGCTAACCTGGAAAATCTCACTCTGACAGGGACGAGTGCGATTAACGGGACAGGCAACACTCTCAACAATTCCATTACTGGCAATACCGCTAATAACAGCTTAAATGGAGCAGAGGGCGATGATACTCTTAACGGCGGAGCTGGCAATGACAAGCTTTATGGCAAAATTGGCAACGATTTATTCAATGGTGGAGATGGAGATGACTACCTTAGTGGTCTTGATGGATTAGATACCCTCGATGGTGGCTCTGGCAGCGATAGTATGAATGCTGGGACAGGGGATGATATTTATGTAGTTGATAATGTAGGGGACGTGGTAAGTGAAACTTCAACCTTTGCTACAGAAATTGACACGGTACAATCGAACCTCACTTATGCTCTGGGAGCTAACCTGGAAAATCTCACTCTGACAGGGACGAGTGCGATTAACGGGACAGGCAACACTCTCAACAATTCCATTACTGGCAATACCGCTAATAACAGCTTAAATGGAGCAGAGGGCGATGATACTCTTAACGGCGGAGCTGGCAATGACAAGCTTTATGGCAAAATTGGCAACGATTTATTCAATGGTGGAGATGGAGATGACTACCTTAGTGGTCTTGATGGATTAGATACCCTCGATGGTGGCTCTGGCAGCGATAGTATGAATGCTGGGACAGGGGATGATATTTATGTAGTTGATAATGCAGGGGACGTGGTGAGCGAAACCTCAACCGTCACCACCGAAATTGACACCGTACAATCGAACCTTACTTATACTTTGGGAGCTAACCTGGAAAATCTCACTCTAACTGGGACAAGTGCGATTGACGGAACTGGTAACACTCTTAACAATTTTATTACTGGTAATACTGCTAATAACAGTTTAACTGGAGCAGATGGAGTAGATACCCTCGATGGTGGCTCTGGTAGCGATAGCATGAGTGGAGGGACAGGGGATGATATTTATGTAGTTGATAATGCAGGGGACGTGGTGAGCGAAACCTCAACCGTCACCACCGAAATTGACACCGTACAATCGAACCTCACTTATACTCTGGGAGCTAACCTGGAAAATTTCACCCTGACAGGGACGAGTGCTATCGGCGGAAGTGGTAATGCGCTTAATAACCTTTTAACAGGTAATATCGCTAGCAACAGTATAACTGGAGCAGAAGGCAATGATACTGTTAATGGTGGAGCTGGCAATGACAAACTTTATGGTAAAACTGGCAACGATTTATTAATTGGTAGTCAAGGAGATGACTACTTTAGTGGTCTTGATGGAGTAGATACCCTAATTGGCAATGAAGGTAATGACTCCTTCAATGGTGGCACAGGTAGCGATCGCTTTGTCTATGATACTAATGCAGCCTTTACTCCTAGTTCAGTCGGTATAGATTTGTTAACTGACTTTACCAGTGGCACTGACAAGATTGTCCTGGATAAAACCACTTTTACTGCCTTAGGTAGTGTTGTGGGTGGCGGATTCAGTCTCGCCAGTGAGTTTGCTGTTGTCGGTAGCGATGCAGCAACAGCAACTGCGAACGCCTTAATTGTCTACAGCAGTGAGAGCGATAACTTGTTCTATAACCAAAACGGAGTGACCTCTGGTTTGGGTTCTGGCGCTCAATTTGCTACTCTAAGTGGTATTTCTTCTTTGAGTGCTAATGATTTTGAGCTTCAAGCCTAG
- the murQ gene encoding N-acetylmuramic acid 6-phosphate etherase, whose translation MDNLQSRGHLLTEQINPQSQNLDRLSSLEIVDLFNREDAKTLEAIANARIDLAKTIDATAAALQQGGRLFYVGAGTSGRLGVLDAAECPPTFCTPPELVQGILAGGAAALIRSSEALEDRPEDGAQAMRDRHITSLDVVVGITAGGTTPFVHGALQEAKLRGATTVGMSCVSAEQVPMEADIDIRLLVGAEILAGSTRLKAGTVTKMALNIISTGAMVRYGKVYGNRMVDVAVTNDKLYDRALRIVSDLTDLDRPGAEELLIKSHKQVKLALLMHWTGLDAETGTALLSKEQGNLRSLVERYESNT comes from the coding sequence ATGGATAATTTGCAGTCGCGGGGACATTTGTTAACGGAACAGATTAATCCTCAAAGTCAGAATTTAGATCGTTTATCTAGTCTAGAAATTGTTGATTTATTTAATCGAGAAGATGCAAAAACGCTAGAGGCGATCGCTAATGCCCGTATTGATTTAGCTAAAACCATTGATGCGACAGCAGCAGCGTTACAACAGGGAGGTAGATTGTTTTATGTTGGTGCAGGAACAAGTGGCAGGTTAGGAGTCTTAGATGCTGCTGAGTGTCCCCCAACTTTTTGTACTCCCCCCGAATTAGTCCAGGGAATTCTAGCAGGTGGTGCTGCTGCTCTAATCAGAAGTTCTGAAGCATTAGAAGATCGCCCCGAAGATGGCGCGCAGGCAATGCGCGATCGCCACATTACTAGCTTGGATGTGGTAGTCGGCATTACCGCAGGTGGCACAACGCCTTTTGTTCATGGTGCGTTACAAGAAGCTAAACTTCGGGGGGCAACAACTGTCGGCATGAGTTGTGTTAGTGCTGAACAAGTGCCGATGGAGGCTGATATTGATATTCGTCTATTGGTTGGTGCAGAAATTCTAGCAGGCTCGACTAGGCTGAAAGCGGGTACTGTGACCAAGATGGCGCTCAACATCATTTCTACGGGGGCTATGGTGCGCTATGGCAAGGTTTATGGCAATCGGATGGTGGATGTAGCTGTCACTAATGATAAGCTTTACGATCGCGCTTTACGGATTGTTAGTGACCTAACCGATCTCGATCGCCCTGGCGCAGAAGAATTATTAATTAAGAGTCACAAGCAAGTCAAGCTAGCTTTACTGATGCATTGGACTGGTTTAGATGCCGAGACAGGAACAGCTCTATTGAGTAAAGAACAAGGTAATTTGCGATCGCTAGTTGAGCGTTATGAATCGAATACCTAA
- a CDS encoding DUF3110 domain-containing protein — protein sequence MLVYILLFNAGTDNEGIHTIQMGDRNTILMFKDEDDALRYSLLLEAQDFLEPKVEAIDSEEVEQFCRQADYDSKLVEPGQLEIPPEKNVEELSWEQQKAKDSSPEVDSVDSMANDELERIRRQLEGLL from the coding sequence ATGCTGGTATACATTTTGCTGTTTAATGCGGGAACTGACAATGAAGGAATTCATACAATTCAAATGGGCGATCGCAACACCATTTTGATGTTTAAGGACGAAGATGATGCCCTGCGTTACTCATTGTTATTAGAAGCGCAAGACTTTCTAGAACCAAAAGTAGAAGCAATTGATTCTGAGGAAGTAGAGCAGTTTTGTCGTCAGGCAGACTATGACTCTAAATTAGTGGAGCCTGGACAATTAGAAATTCCGCCTGAAAAAAATGTTGAAGAACTTAGTTGGGAACAACAGAAAGCAAAAGATTCCTCTCCAGAAGTGGACTCGGTGGATTCAATGGCTAATGACGAGCTAGAGCGAATTCGTCGCCAACTAGAAGGATTGCTTTAA
- a CDS encoding DUF2996 domain-containing protein: MAEETNNQEVKPTAEEKAEAKPAAKAKKEKAPKLEDKPFNEFISEHYLPTLKEAMAQLGIEDADLTFVQQGVPIQGANSNEPCWQVVGKWQNGDRQFNIYFPDEDISGQKAFSSSTYGNAPSTIESFMIDEKRVNLDLLVMYTIQRLNAQKWLARN, translated from the coding sequence ATGGCAGAGGAAACAAATAATCAAGAAGTAAAACCAACGGCAGAAGAGAAAGCAGAGGCTAAACCTGCTGCCAAAGCAAAGAAAGAAAAAGCGCCCAAACTCGAAGACAAGCCTTTCAACGAATTTATTTCAGAGCATTATTTGCCCACCCTCAAAGAAGCGATGGCGCAATTAGGAATTGAAGATGCAGATTTAACTTTCGTACAGCAAGGAGTTCCCATTCAAGGGGCAAACTCAAATGAACCCTGTTGGCAGGTAGTAGGTAAGTGGCAAAATGGCGATCGCCAATTTAATATTTACTTTCCCGATGAAGATATTTCGGGGCAGAAAGCCTTTTCTAGTTCGACTTATGGCAATGCTCCTAGTACGATTGAATCTTTTATGATTGACGAAAAAAGGGTTAATTTAGACCTGTTGGTGATGTATACAATTCAACGTTTAAATGCTCAAAAATGGCTGGCGAGAAATTAG
- a CDS encoding creatininase family protein: MMHGFIPPQRYFPYLTWSQIEQMPNKENVVIIQPVGAIEQHGPHLPIAVDSAISLGVLGKALSKLDRDLPAYALPCLYYGKSNEHIGFPGTITLSAQTLLAVITEMALSIYRSGFRKLILMNSHGGQPQIMEIAARDLHQEHPDFSVFPLFTWRVPHVVGEMLTPQERKYGIHAGDAETSIMLSLLPQQVQMDKAVKEYPQGLPKDSLLDMEGQLPFAWLTKELTKSGVMGDATVATTEKGDRILESLATGWVQVIQDVYKFQQPNFDY, encoded by the coding sequence ATGATGCACGGCTTTATTCCTCCTCAGCGCTATTTTCCTTATCTCACCTGGTCACAAATTGAGCAGATGCCCAATAAAGAAAATGTGGTAATTATTCAACCCGTTGGGGCGATCGAACAGCATGGGCCTCATTTACCCATTGCGGTAGATTCGGCGATTAGTTTAGGGGTATTAGGTAAAGCTTTGTCAAAGTTGGATCGCGATCTTCCAGCTTATGCTTTGCCTTGTCTCTACTACGGAAAATCTAATGAACACATTGGTTTTCCTGGCACAATCACTCTTAGCGCCCAGACTCTGTTAGCTGTAATTACCGAAATGGCTTTGAGTATCTATCGCTCAGGCTTTCGCAAGCTGATACTGATGAACTCCCATGGGGGACAGCCTCAAATCATGGAAATTGCAGCTAGGGATCTCCATCAAGAACATCCAGACTTTTCGGTATTTCCCTTGTTTACCTGGCGTGTGCCTCATGTTGTGGGGGAGATGTTAACACCGCAAGAACGGAAATATGGGATTCATGCGGGAGATGCCGAAACCAGTATTATGCTGTCTCTCTTGCCACAACAGGTTCAAATGGACAAGGCAGTCAAAGAATACCCCCAAGGCTTACCAAAAGACAGTTTACTCGACATGGAAGGTCAACTACCTTTTGCTTGGTTAACCAAAGAACTAACTAAGAGTGGAGTTATGGGAGATGCCACCGTTGCCACGACAGAAAAAGGCGATCGCATTTTAGAATCTTTGGCGACTGGCTGGGTTCAGGTAATTCAAGATGTTTATAAATTTCAACAACCTAATTTTGATTACTGA
- a CDS encoding ATP-dependent Zn protease yields the protein MPQTALNLIAIAIFTMTLSSLLGPIFNISPFVPAAATFGILSLATVDTLSWNSRGVSLLLDLFASVEQRQRIINHEAGHFLTAYFLGIPITGYTLTAWEVLKQGKLGRGGVGFDTESLTAKPFELEKMRLSLERFCTVWMAGIAAEKMVYGNAQGGAEDRQQLKQALMMAGLPEVGYPQKERWAQLQATNLLTRHQKSYEALVAAMTARASVEECYAIIQQHCDADSEQLAMSNEQ from the coding sequence ATGCCTCAAACTGCTTTAAATTTGATTGCGATCGCAATTTTTACGATGACTCTTTCTTCTTTATTAGGGCCAATATTTAACATTTCCCCCTTTGTTCCTGCTGCGGCTACCTTTGGAATATTGAGTTTAGCCACAGTTGATACTCTGAGTTGGAATAGTCGCGGAGTTTCTTTACTGTTAGATTTATTTGCTTCTGTCGAACAACGCCAACGCATTATTAACCACGAAGCGGGACATTTTTTGACCGCTTATTTTTTAGGGATTCCCATTACAGGCTATACCTTAACGGCTTGGGAAGTTCTCAAACAAGGAAAGTTAGGTCGAGGTGGAGTTGGCTTTGATACCGAGTCTTTAACAGCCAAACCGTTTGAACTAGAAAAAATGCGCCTTAGTTTAGAACGTTTCTGCACTGTTTGGATGGCGGGAATTGCTGCGGAAAAAATGGTTTATGGTAATGCTCAAGGAGGTGCAGAAGATAGACAGCAACTTAAACAAGCTTTAATGATGGCGGGTTTGCCAGAGGTAGGATATCCCCAAAAAGAACGTTGGGCGCAACTACAGGCGACAAATCTTTTGACTCGACACCAAAAATCTTATGAAGCTTTAGTAGCAGCAATGACAGCAAGAGCCTCTGTTGAGGAATGTTACGCCATTATTCAACAACATTGCGATGCAGATAGCGAACAACTAGCAATGAGTAATGAACAATGA
- a CDS encoding DUF3365 domain-containing protein, with product MFKFNSWKLRKKFTILLLLVLLIGLTCIGSILTAVLKHKTEHEISEQALILMETMNSVRDYTSNQVQPELADRIDVEFLPETIPAYSAREVFEHLRQNNPEYRDFFYKEATINPTNLRDRADQFETTLVEKFIANTDLPETSGFRSIPGGDIFYIARPIKVSKISCLQCHSTPDVAPQSLIERYGTVNGYGWKLNEIVGAQTISVPAQKVFNEAKETFLLIMTVVSSIFIVVILLVNDLLNRHVIRPLKKIAKVAEEVSTGDMNAEFGQVSEDEIGNLAAAFKRMKLSLTLAMNRISQIKSVNRD from the coding sequence ATGTTTAAATTTAATAGTTGGAAATTAAGAAAAAAATTCACTATTTTACTCTTGTTAGTTCTCTTGATAGGATTAACCTGTATCGGCAGCATTTTAACAGCAGTTCTGAAACACAAAACAGAACATGAAATTAGTGAACAAGCTTTAATTTTAATGGAGACTATGAACTCGGTGCGGGACTATACTAGTAACCAAGTTCAACCTGAATTGGCCGATCGCATAGATGTTGAGTTTTTACCCGAAACTATTCCAGCTTATTCAGCTAGGGAGGTTTTTGAACATCTACGGCAAAATAATCCTGAATATCGCGACTTTTTCTATAAAGAAGCTACGATTAATCCTACCAATTTACGCGATCGCGCCGATCAATTCGAGACAACATTAGTCGAAAAATTTATTGCTAATACTGATTTGCCAGAAACCAGCGGTTTTCGTTCTATTCCTGGTGGTGATATTTTCTATATTGCTCGACCAATTAAAGTATCTAAAATAAGTTGTTTGCAATGTCATAGTACTCCAGATGTTGCCCCCCAAAGCTTGATCGAACGCTATGGTACAGTCAATGGCTATGGTTGGAAATTAAACGAAATTGTCGGCGCTCAAACCATTTCAGTTCCAGCTCAAAAAGTTTTTAATGAAGCAAAAGAGACTTTTTTACTGATCATGACTGTTGTTTCTTCGATCTTTATTGTGGTTATTTTACTAGTAAATGATCTATTAAATCGTCATGTAATTCGCCCCTTGAAAAAAATTGCCAAGGTAGCCGAAGAAGTCAGTACAGGTGATATGAATGCAGAATTTGGACAAGTCTCTGAAGATGAAATTGGCAACTTAGCAGCAGCTTTTAAACGAATGAAATTAAGTTTAACTTTAGCAATGAATCGAATTAGTCAAATTAAAAGTGTTAATCGAGATTAA